Proteins found in one Oryza glaberrima chromosome 4, OglaRS2, whole genome shotgun sequence genomic segment:
- the LOC127771315 gene encoding putative 12-oxophytodienoate reductase 13 isoform X1 gives MDPVPLFNPCEMGRFTFSHRIVLAPLTRARSYGNIPQSHAILYYSQRATKGGLLISEATGVSSDAPCTNTPGIWTKEQVEAWKPVVDAVHAKGGIFFCQIWHVGRASDLEQEPISSTDKPVEKNEDMDFPVPRRLAVEEIPDVINHFRIAARNAIDAGFDGVEVHGAHGFLLEQFMKDGVNDRADEYGGSLQNRCRFALEVIDAVSTEVGPDRVGFRISPYISYYGCHDSDPDALGVYMARELDRRGVLYCSAVEPEMVAATTVVDSETTTTTMSRRMMIPHRLHGMREAFRRGMFMVGGGYDRDAGNMAVASGYADMVVFGRLFLANPDLPRRFQLDAPLNKYDRATFYTHDPVVGYTDYPFLDDDREAMSDHTG, from the exons ATGGATCCTGTTCCTCTTTTCAATCCTTGTGAAATGGGAAGATTCACTTTCTCACACAG AATTGTGTTGGCACCATTAACAAGAGCAAGATCATATGGCAATATCCCACAATCACATGCCATACTGTACTACTCGCAACGGGCTACAAAAGGGGGACTTCTGATTTCAGAAGCCACAGGGGTGTCGTCTGATGCTCCATGCACGAACACCCCTGGGATATGGACCAAGGAACAAGTAGAGGCCTGGAAACCTGTTGTGGATGCTGTGCATGCAAAGGGCGGGATATTCTTCTGCCAGATTTGGCATGTAGGAAGAGCATCTGACTTAG AGCAAGAACCCATCTCAAGCACGGACAAGCCAGTGGAAAAGAATGAAGACATGGATTTCCCTGTCCCAAGACGCTTAGCTGTTGAAGAAATTCCTGATGTCATCAATCATTTCAGAATAGCTGCAAGAAATGCTATAGATGCTG GGTTTGACGGGGTCGAAGTTCACGGCGCGCATGGCTTCCTCCTCGAGCAGTTCATGAAAGACGGCGTCAACGACCGCGCCGACGAGTACGGGGGCAGCCTGCAGAACCGCTGCCGCTTCGCCCTCGAGGTCATCGATGCCGTGTCCACCGAGGTTGGTCCCGACCGCGTCGGGTTCCGCATCTCCCCTTACATCAGCTACTACGGCTGCCATGACTCCGACCCGGACGCGCTGGGCGTGTACATGGCCCGGGAGCTGGACAGGCGCGGCGTCCTGTACTGCAGCGCGGTGGAGCCCGAGATGGTCGCTGCGACGACAGTGGTGGAcagcgagacgacgacgacgacgatgagtaGGAGGATGATGATCCCGCATAGGCTGCACGGCATGAGGGAGGCCTTCAGGAGGGGGATGTTCATGGTCGGAGGAGGGTACGACAGGGATGCTGGGAACATGGCCGTGGCGTCTGGGTACGCCGACATGGTGGTGTTCGGTCGCCTGTTCCTGGCAAATCCTGACCTGCCGAGGAGGTTTCAGCTGGACGCGCCCCTGAACAAGTATGACCGGGCAACGTTCTATACCCATGACCCTGTGGTAGGGTACACGGACTACCCGTTTCTTGATGATGATCGTGAGGCGATGAGTGATCACACAGGCTGA
- the LOC127771315 gene encoding putative 12-oxophytodienoate reductase 13 isoform X2, producing MDPVPLFNPCEMGRFTFSHRIVLAPLTRARSYGNIPQSHAILYYSQRATKGGLLISEATGVSSDAPCTNTPGIWTKEQVEAWKPVVDAVHAKGGIFFCQIWHVGRASDLGFDGVEVHGAHGFLLEQFMKDGVNDRADEYGGSLQNRCRFALEVIDAVSTEVGPDRVGFRISPYISYYGCHDSDPDALGVYMARELDRRGVLYCSAVEPEMVAATTVVDSETTTTTMSRRMMIPHRLHGMREAFRRGMFMVGGGYDRDAGNMAVASGYADMVVFGRLFLANPDLPRRFQLDAPLNKYDRATFYTHDPVVGYTDYPFLDDDREAMSDHTG from the exons ATGGATCCTGTTCCTCTTTTCAATCCTTGTGAAATGGGAAGATTCACTTTCTCACACAG AATTGTGTTGGCACCATTAACAAGAGCAAGATCATATGGCAATATCCCACAATCACATGCCATACTGTACTACTCGCAACGGGCTACAAAAGGGGGACTTCTGATTTCAGAAGCCACAGGGGTGTCGTCTGATGCTCCATGCACGAACACCCCTGGGATATGGACCAAGGAACAAGTAGAGGCCTGGAAACCTGTTGTGGATGCTGTGCATGCAAAGGGCGGGATATTCTTCTGCCAGATTTGGCATGTAGGAAGAGCATCTGACTTAG GGTTTGACGGGGTCGAAGTTCACGGCGCGCATGGCTTCCTCCTCGAGCAGTTCATGAAAGACGGCGTCAACGACCGCGCCGACGAGTACGGGGGCAGCCTGCAGAACCGCTGCCGCTTCGCCCTCGAGGTCATCGATGCCGTGTCCACCGAGGTTGGTCCCGACCGCGTCGGGTTCCGCATCTCCCCTTACATCAGCTACTACGGCTGCCATGACTCCGACCCGGACGCGCTGGGCGTGTACATGGCCCGGGAGCTGGACAGGCGCGGCGTCCTGTACTGCAGCGCGGTGGAGCCCGAGATGGTCGCTGCGACGACAGTGGTGGAcagcgagacgacgacgacgacgatgagtaGGAGGATGATGATCCCGCATAGGCTGCACGGCATGAGGGAGGCCTTCAGGAGGGGGATGTTCATGGTCGGAGGAGGGTACGACAGGGATGCTGGGAACATGGCCGTGGCGTCTGGGTACGCCGACATGGTGGTGTTCGGTCGCCTGTTCCTGGCAAATCCTGACCTGCCGAGGAGGTTTCAGCTGGACGCGCCCCTGAACAAGTATGACCGGGCAACGTTCTATACCCATGACCCTGTGGTAGGGTACACGGACTACCCGTTTCTTGATGATGATCGTGAGGCGATGAGTGATCACACAGGCTGA
- the LOC127771316 gene encoding uncharacterized protein LOC127771316, whose translation MHPPLTLHRHPMCAEIIEAFQKCHVDHPVKKFFGECTDLKIKLDQCFRQEKALKRKANFEESKKFKEQLLAYKKEMAEQDKES comes from the exons ATGCATCCCCCTCTAACCTTACACAGGCATCCTATGTGTGCCGAG ATTATTGAAGCATTCCAGAAGTGCCATGTGGACCATCCCGTCAAGAAGTTTTTTGGCGAATGCACAGATCTTAAGATTAAGCTAGATCAGTGCTTCCGGCAAGAG AAAGCTTTGAAGAGAAAGGCAAACTTTGAAGAGAGCAAGAAGTTCAAAGAACAGTTGCTGGCCTATAAAAAGGAAATGGCTGAACAAGACAAGGAATCATAA
- the LOC127771801 gene encoding protein BEARSKIN2-like, which translates to MAAFSSSNGVPPGFRFHPTDEELLLYYLKKKVGFEKFDLEVIREVDLNKIEPWDLQERCRIGSAPQNEWYFFSHKDRKYPTGSRTNRATTAGFWKATGRDKCIRTSYRKIGMRKTLVFYRGRAPHGQKTDWIMHEYRLEDADDSQSASSEDGWVVCRVFKKKCFFKIGGGGGGEGSGGSQGGDVGGGHLAVSPPLGGGHAMAAASHYMHPHHQYHHHHHHAAAASPFYYTQMAPPAAAAPPHAAYSHHVQVQDLLTNHRPSADAGYDFSGLPAVDHHHHHPGLDVGSSDGGGGVAAGGADGDQAAAAAAGSTDQQQWQAMDGFSNGGAGAAAAVQQQLGAMSSGQRGGEMDLWGYGR; encoded by the exons ATGGCGGCCTTCTCCTCCAGCAACGGCGTGCCGCCGGGGTTCCGGTTCCACCCCACCGACGAGGAGCTGCTGCTCTACTACCTCAAGAAGAAGGTCGGCTTCGAGAAGTTCGACCTCGAGGTCATCCGCGAGGTCGACCTCAACAAGATCGAGCCATGGGACCTCCAAG AGAGGTGCAGGATCGGGTCGGCGCCGCAGAACGAGTGGTACTTCTTCAGCCACAAGGACCGCAAGTACCCGACGGGGTCGAGGACGAACCGCGCCACGACGGCCGGGTTCTGGAAGGCGACGGGCCGCGACAAGTGCATCCGCACCAGCTACCGCAAGATCGGCATGCGCAAGACGCTCGTCTTCTACCGCGGCCGCGCCCCCCACGGCCAGAAGACCGACTGGATCATGCACGAGTACCGCCTCGAGGACGCCGACGACTCCCAGTCTGCCTCCAGC GAGGACGGATGGGTGGTGTGcagggtgttcaagaagaagtgCTTCTTcaagatcggcggcggcggcggcggcgaggggagcggGGGGAGCCAGGGAggggacgtcggcggcggccacctgGCCGTCTCGCCGCCGCTTGGCGGCGGGCACGCCATGGCCGCGGCGTCGCACTACATGCACCCGCACCACcagtaccaccaccaccaccaccacgccgcggcggcctcccccTTCTACTACACCCagatggcgccgccggcggcggcggcgccgccgcacgcggCCTACTCGCACCACGTCCAGGTCCAGGACCTCCTCACCAACCACCGGccctccgccgacgccggctACGACTTCTCCGGCCTCCCCGCCGtcgatcaccaccaccaccaccctggcCTCGACGtcggcagcagcgacggcggcggcggcgtcgcggcgggcggcgccgacggggaccaggcggcggcggcggcggccgggtcgACCGATCAGCAGCAGTGGCAGGCGATGGACGGGTTCAGcaacggcggcgctggcgccgccgcggcggtgcagcagcagctgggCGCCATGAGCTCCGGCCAACGAGGCGGCGAGATGGACTTGTGGGGTTACgggaggtaa